Sequence from the Candidatus Omnitrophota bacterium genome:
AGAAGTTATTGACGAATTAGAGGAATTACCCGACACCGGTATAGATTATATTACTTTTTCCGGCAGGGGAGAGCCTGCTTTAGCGGCAAATCTTGGAGAAACGATAAAAGCAGTAAAGTTAATCCGCAAAGAGCGTATCGCGGTTTTAACTAACGGTTCTTTGATGGGGTTGGATGAAGTAAGAAAAGAATTTGTTTTGGCGGATTTTGTCGTTGCCAAGTTAGATGCCTATTCTCCGGAATCCTTGCAGGAAATTAATGGGCCTGCCGAGGGTATACAATTTGGTAGTATTTTAGAAGGGATAAGGGCATTTAAAAAGGAGCATAGTGGGAAATTGGCATTACAGATAATGTTCATCGACAATAATAAGACTGACGTTAATAAATTTATTTACCTGGCAAATTATATCAAGCCGGATGAAATACAACTCAATACTCCGTTAAGGCCGTGCGGCATCAAGCCATTAGCAAAAGAAGAAATTCTAAAGATAAAAGATAGTTTTACTTCTGCTTGCAAGGGAGTTAATGTGGTTTCTGTTTATGACGAAAGGGCGATTAAAGATATCGTTTCTTTAAGTGCCGAGGATACGTTGAAAAGAAGGGGTAAGTTTAAATAATGTAATGCTGGTAGAGATTTTAAAATCGAAGATTCATAATGCGACAATTACCCAAAAGGAGCTTTTAGCAATATGAAGACCTATTTAGATTGTATTCCATGTTTCTTTCGTCAGGCACTTGAGGGCGCGCGGATCGTTCAAGCATCCCCAAGGCAGCAAAAGCGGATTATAGATGAGTTTGCCGGTAAAATACCGAAGATTTCACTTATCTCCAGTCCTCCTGAAATAGCTAGACTTGGATACGCAATTTTAAAGAAAATAAGTCCTAACGGAGACCCGTATAAAGAAATAAAACAAAAAAGCAACCGCATTGCTTTAAGGCTATTGGGTAAATTAAGGAATAAGATCAATCATTCTCAAGACAGGCTTTTGACAGCCCTGGAATTGGCTATTGCCGGAAATATTATAGATTTTGGGGTTAAGAATAATTTAAATGTAAAAGAAGAACTAAAAAGGATACTTGCAGAGGAAGGCAAATCTATTCATAAAAAGTCTATATTTCATTATTCAAAGTTCAGGCAGGTATTAAAGGGAGCAGGTAATATTTTGTATCTTGCTGATAATGCCGGGGAGGTGGTATTTGACCGGGTTTTAATCGAAGAAATAAAAAAAGAGTATCCGGATAAAAATATTTATTATGCCGTTAAAGAGAAACCCGTTATAAACGATGCGTTATTTGAAGACGCAAAAGCCTGCGGGATCGACAAAGCGGCGCGGGTGATTTCTAACGGAACAGATGCCCCCGGGACAATACTTGCTCTATGCTCAAAAGAGTTTAAGCGCATTTATAAGAGTG
This genomic interval carries:
- a CDS encoding radical SAM protein, which encodes MKSAFKYIYGPVPSWRLGSSLGVDLLSQEEKICNFNCIYCQLGPIKKHTLGRKIYVPIKEVIDELEELPDTGIDYITFSGRGEPALAANLGETIKAVKLIRKERIAVLTNGSLMGLDEVRKEFVLADFVVAKLDAYSPESLQEINGPAEGIQFGSILEGIRAFKKEHSGKLALQIMFIDNNKTDVNKFIYLANYIKPDEIQLNTPLRPCGIKPLAKEEILKIKDSFTSACKGVNVVSVYDERAIKDIVSLSAEDTLKRRGKFK
- a CDS encoding ARMT1-like domain-containing protein → MKTYLDCIPCFFRQALEGARIVQASPRQQKRIIDEFAGKIPKISLISSPPEIARLGYAILKKISPNGDPYKEIKQKSNRIALRLLGKLRNKINHSQDRLLTALELAIAGNIIDFGVKNNLNVKEELKRILAEEGKSIHKKSIFHYSKFRQVLKGAGNILYLADNAGEVVFDRVLIEEIKKEYPDKNIYYAVKEKPVINDALFEDAKACGIDKAARVISNGTDAPGTILALCSKEFKRIYKSADMIISKGQGNFESLSQEKRPIFFLFMVKCSVVSKETGCRMGSIVLFNSAKGSGKMRYAALFRRRYL